In Zygosaccharomyces rouxii strain CBS732 chromosome D complete sequence, one DNA window encodes the following:
- the INP1 gene encoding Inp1p (some similarities with uniprot|Q03694 Saccharomyces cerevisiae YMR204C Hypothetical ORF) translates to MIGNGTNFIGTMNNPLDLNIPKKRKRDVNRQRLSAHKVSLFQYSNVKAISCTDGNKNTSPLLSNGPLELYQIVTPAPNNYDKSQEMNYLSLGRNGNIVHPILPRLQVKKLKTNGVRFLITFYNPERYWELEFLPNNDDKDLWAIVDDFEKIISKICVYKSVEEIRGENVNENEEKEDDDEDDDEDELDYLLNESEQAQDSNPRLEVIRREETRASRETSTDEFINQAFKRAIRALSNPRDATTNRPRRHSTFIARRPHQQQPQQNDVMSKRFSYQGLPLRIASDPTN, encoded by the coding sequence ATGATTGGTAATGGTACCAATTTCATTGGTACTATGAATAATCCGCTTGATCTTAACataccaaagaaaagaaagagggATGTCAATAGACAAAGACTATCAGCACATAAGGTTTCATTATTTCAATATTCAAATGTAAAGGCTATTAGTTGCACCGACGGTAATAAAAATACAAGtccattattatcaaaTGGACCGTTAGAGTTATATCAAATTGTTACACCAGCACCGAATAACTATGATAAAAGTCAAGAGATGAACTATTTATCACTGGGGAGAAACGGAAATATTGTGCATCCAATTTTACCAAGGTTACAagttaaaaaattgaaaactaATGGAGTTAGGTTTTTAATTACGTTTTATAATCCAGAGAGGTATTGGGAATTAGAATTCCTCCCGAAcaatgatgataaagaTTTATGGGCAATcgttgatgattttgaaaaaataatttccaaaatttgtgTTTATAAAAGTGTGGAAGAGATACGAGGGGAGAAtgtaaatgaaaatgaagaaaaggaggatgacgatgaggatgacgatgaggatgaattaGATTATTTGTTAAATGAATCGGAACAAGCACAGGATTCGAACCCAAGACTAGAAGTGATACGACGTGAAGAAACTCGAGCATCCCGTGAGACCTCCACGgatgaattcatcaaccAGGCATTTAAAAGGGCGATTCGTGCACTAAGCAATCCAAGAGATGCTACCACGAATCGGCCGAGGAGGCATAGTACATTTATTGCCCGTCGACCGCATCAGcagcaaccacaacaaaATGACGTCATGAGCAAAAGATTTTCATACCAAGGTTTACCACTTCGCATAGCATCGGACCCAACAAATTAA
- the GCN4 gene encoding amino acid starvation-responsive transcription factor GCN4 (some similarities with uniprot|P03069 Saccharomyces cerevisiae YEL009C GCN4 Transcriptional activator of amino acid biosynthetic genes in response to amino acid starvation expression is tightly regulated at both the transcriptional and translational levels), whose product MSVQSLFENKLDSPVPGCLGAEIADSFFLEDEQAMFELDPPQHQETWEPLFGTGEDANVESSTGVGSTEVEGVLQELATGSSDVDFGIAVDSVPEFPVSEIPAPVSDFVLPTPQPDPKPRSRASRVSKVDKLGVVSYNRKNRNAPLTPVLCESDDPVAMKRARNTEAARRSRARKLERMSQLEERVEELLAKNEELEKRNRQLEQRLALSETGA is encoded by the coding sequence ATGTCAGTACAAAGTTTATTTGAGAATAAGTTAGATAGCCCCGTGCCCGGATGTTTGGGTGCGGAGATCGCGGACAGTTTCTTTTTAGAAGATGAGCAGGCGATGTTCGAATTGGATCCACCACAGCATCAGGAAACATGGGAACCTCTGTTTGGTACTGGTGAGGATGCAAATGTTGAAAGTAGTACAGGAGTAGGAAGTACTGAAGTTGAAGGTGTATTACAGGAACTGGCGACGGGTTCGAGCGATGTCGATTTCGGTATCGCTGTCGATTCGGTGCCAGAGTTTCCGGTTTCTGAGATCCCCGCACCAGTGTCCGATTTTGTTTTGCCTACACCCCAACCAGATCCCAAGCCAAGGAGTAGGGCTTCCCGTGTTTCCAAGGTAGACAAGTTAGGTGTTGTTTCTTACAATCGTAAGAATAGGAACGCACCACTGACGCCGGTTTTATGCGAAAGTGATGATCCTGTTGCGATGAAAAGGGCACGTAATACCGAGGCCGCAAGGAGATCTAGAGCTAGGAAATTAGAAAGAATGTCTCAACTTGAGGAAAgagttgaagaattactggccaagaatgaagaattagagaaaagaaatcgtCAATTGGAACAGAGACTCGCTCTATCTGAAACTGGAGCTTGA
- the MIT1 gene encoding Mit1p (some similarities with uniprot|P40002 Saccharomyces cerevisiae YEL007W Hypothetical ORF and some similarities with YHR177W uniprot|P38867 Saccharomyces cerevisiae YHR177W) — MDIGPTFKGYIEDENDVLLVLQATLDGKLKHIPRRPYEVERRYLIVSGSIFVFIEEISGIKRWTDGVSWSPSRISGKFLMYKELDKSVQYPPMGSNRKRSGTTSTFSSPSSSSPSSPKLKMSSLTPDQVGTGGDRRGLVPASPSSGSSGSSNNSLVHAHFSTPHQAFSPLHQHRHQHQHDSKYTGFVKKTMSVRIKTPDMMSPETLHIVSYYAVEDVQSGKLIRPRDLPFFSGTKPSQELLIAMENTSLGSHSKSGSSTAVNSPLATGANTSGKMKFIGINSTAGSMRDSQPQQQQKQKLENNDNFYQRQEQQQLQQSKPVLPNMQPLPGLRIPSLTSIYNINNNNNNNSQPNGGTALPPHPKFTRFIGSPLPNPYLNNPHQSYQLTNARNTTTANAPPPPPPPPPAPPMINKLNERFYSFPPGYVYYGSSPHQNSSLFYPLPTTAPSTMATATQLPHPPTSTNTNTTSTNVPDLQDGTSSGPTFRRAPADAGD, encoded by the coding sequence ATGGATATCGGACCAACGTTTAAAGGTTATATCGAGGACGAAAACGATGTCCTCCTCGTTTTACAAGCGACATTAGATGGTAAATTAAAACACATTCCAAGGAGACCATATGAAGTGGAGAGAAGATATTTAATCGTTTCAGGATCAATATTTGttttcattgaagaaatttctgGTATTAAGCGTTGGACAGACGGTGTCTCATGGTCACCAAGTAGAATTTctggtaaatttttaatgtacaaggaattggataaatctgTTCAATATCCACCTATGGGATCGAATCGTAAGAGGTCAGGCACAACGTCGACATtctcatcaccatcatcatcatcaccatcatcgCCAAAATTAAAGATGAGTTCACTGACACCTGATCAAGTAGGTACTGGCGGTGATAGAAGAGGCCTTGTACCTGCATCGCCATCAAGTGGTAGTAGTGGGAGTAGCAATAATTCATTAGTTCATGCGCACTTTTCAACACCTCACCAAGCTTTTTCACCTTTACATCAGCATCGtcatcagcatcagcatGATTCAAAATATACGGGATTTGTTAAAAAGACTATGAGCGTTAGGATCAAAACGCCTGATATGATGTCACCAGAGACTTTGCATATTGTTTCTTACTATGCTGTTGAAGATGTTCAGTCTGGTAAACTAATTAGACCAAGggatttaccattttttaGTGGTACAAAACCATCACAAGAATTATTGATAGCTATGGAAAATACCTCGTTAGGTTCTCATAGTAAATCAGGTTCATCAACAGCTGTTAATTCACCATTAGCGACCGGTGCTAATACTAGTGGtaaaatgaaattcatcGGTATTAATAGTACTGCTGGCAGTATGAGGGATTCACAAccacagcaacaacagaaACAAAAACTAGAAAATAACGATAACTTTTATCAGCGACaggaacaacaacagctaCAACAATCTAAACCAGTTCTGCCGAATATGCAGCCACTGCCGGGCTTAAGAATTCCCTCTTTGACCTCCATCTATAAcattaataataataataataacaatagtCAACCTAATGGTGGAACAGCATTACCTCCACATCCAAAATTCACGAGGTTTATTGGAAGCCCATTACCAAATCCTTATTTGAATAATCCACATCAAAGTTATCAATTGACGAATGCTAGAAATACAACAACTGCAAATGctcctcctcctcctcctcctccaccacctgcaccaCCTATGATAAACAAGCTCAACGAAAGATTTTACAGTTTCCCGCCAGGTTATGTTTATTATGGTAGTTCACCCCATCAGAATAGTAGTCTTTTTTACCCTTTGCCTACTACTGCACCATCGACTATGGCAACGGCAACTCAATTACCACATCCACCAACAAGTACAAATACAAATACGACTTCGACCAACGTTCCAGATCTACAGGATGGGACATCTTCTGGACCAACTTTTAGAAGGGCGCCGGCGGATGCTGGAGATTAA
- a CDS encoding uncharacterized protein (similar to uniprot|P40556 Saccharomyces cerevisiae YIL006W Pvruvate transporter of the mitochondrial inner membrane member of the mitochondrial carrier family has putative mouse and human orthologs): protein MLEDGNNHEYLVPDVAAASSSDVVEPCRSEIIDNDGSRLGGTQIVAISGALAGFLSGVAVCPLDVAKTRLQAQGMQSQNENKYYRGMFGTLRTIYRDEGPRGMYKGLVPIVLGYFPTWMIYFSVYEFCKDLYPALFPGYDFISHSCSAISAGAVSTICTNPIWVVKTRLMLQTHVSTNPTHYKGTRDAFRKIWNQEGIKSFYAGLIPSLLGLFHVAIHFPVYEKLKITFKCYGDSDLRSGRSLHLGRLILASCCSKMVASLITYPHEILRTRMQLKSNLPSTVQKRLFPLIKNTYQREGFRAFYSGFATNLFRTVPASAITLVSFEYVRDHITSLNDSILSPPPLPRKSSPN from the coding sequence ATGTTAGAAGATGGTAACAATCACGAATACCTCGTTCCTGATGTAGCTGCTGCATCGTCTTCAGATGTTGTAGAACCATGTAGATCTGAGATTATTGATAATGATGGTAGTAGATTAGGTGGGACTCAAATTGTTGCAATTAGTGGTGCATTAGCAGGATTTTTATCAGGTGTTGCAGTTTGCCCATTAGATGTTGCTAAGACTAGGTTACAAGCTCAGGGTATGCAATcccaaaatgaaaataaatatTATCGAGGAATGTTTGGGACTTTAAGAACAATCTATAGAGATGAAGGACCAAGAGGAATGTATAAGGGTTTGGTACCAATCGTGCTTGGATATTTTCCTACATGGATGATTTATTTCTCAGTTTATGAATTTTGCAAAGATTTATACCCAGCTTTATTCCCTGGTTATGATTTTATTTCACACTCATGTTCTGCAATTAGTGCGGGTGCAGTCTCAACAATCTGCACAAATCCGATTTGGGTTGTAAAGACAAGATTAATGTTACAAACACATGTTTCGACTAATCCAACACATTATAAAGGTACTAGGGATGCATTTCGTAAAATATGGAACCAAGAGGGTATAAAATCTTTTTATGCAGGGTTAATACCGTCATTATTAGGTTTATTTCATGTAGCGATTCATTTTCCAGTTTAcgaaaaattaaagataACTTTTAAATGTTATGGAGATTCGGATCTACGATCAGGAAGATCTTTGCATTTGGGAAGGCTAATATTGGCATCATGttgttcaaaaatggtTGCATCTTTAATCACATACCCACATGAAATTCTTAGAACTAGGATGCAATTAAAGTCAAATTTACCAAGTACTGTTCAAAAAAGATTATTTCCATTGATTAAAAACACTTATCAAAGAGAAGGATTTAGAGCTTTTTATTCAGGATTTGCCACAAATTTATTTCGAACAGTTCCAGCATCTGCGATTACGCTAGTATCATTTGAATATGTGAGAGATCATATAACATCCTTAAATGATAGTATCttgtcaccaccacctttaCCTAGGAAGTCATCACCAAATTAA
- the EPS1 gene encoding protein disulfide isomerase EPS1 (similar to uniprot|P40557 YIL005W Saccharomyces cerevisiae EPS1 protein disulfide isomerase related protein involved in endoplasmic reticulum retention of resident ER proteins): protein MRLLKLLSALYLIIGIARSSSVSSDYDGEFEPRAPLGEKEFRQELKSGLHLVEFYSPYCPHCRDFAPTWHETWRKFRKEGERLNISFVQVNCVKDGDLCYDEAITEYPAIKLYGPEGFIKNYPNEYERTEGDLINFARQEALDPINMEATDLEISSKFLNAQDFNELLAGKGKQPYLVSFWPSDDHEDPLAGSKSYDFCPECQTFQKLWPQITKKLLLQGVATGHINCETLPNLCHEMEFHKLVNGAQAVDNYPRVALVLPGKGVNNLFIYENGFSSSVWSYEDFAVRAISNSEAPEITLEQIVELVRQDFQFPESKNLPVPSQALHVVFAYSPENVVTEDFHVLEHLVKHLAKVPNAYLHKSKDDVSTAAKVSLDYMYEKINYNRSEPVKLPKTDYLELNLVPQSPTFYIFKEGDWVPHLYVGDSTTETRNVEALAKWFNESALPVISEVTPYNFGQLLSFQPSDYDAVAIQLVDLTDAESIKTSNEQLKNFIKAAYDYEDVRMQNVVNVRAEKRANKNKRIKELKAAKASSDKIGKVYHEEIKFEDKNKVILGYVDISKGPHVLEDLGFHRGRDDYKSGDVLVVDSYSSAFTEKDVFGNRLTTDSMYALRETLVKLILPELSHFHERLESQELSFNYSRGLDIFEPMRKHKVWRYFFIVGALVLIVKAPSFYKKFKSNKKYKAKRSTVGILGQPSKRSKD, encoded by the coding sequence ATGAGATTGCTGAAATTGTTAAGTGCATTGTACTTGATAATAGGTATTGCAAGATCTAGTAGTGTTAGTAGTGATTatgatggtgaatttgaaCCGAGGGCACCCTTGGGAGAAAAAGAGTTCAGACAAGAGTTAAAGAGTGGATTACATCTGGTAGAATTCTATAGTCCATACTGTCCTCACTGTCGTGACTTTGCACCAACTTGGCATGAAACGTGGAGGAAATTTCGTAAAGAAGGGGAGAGGTTAAACATTTCATTCGTTCAAGTTAACTGCGTTAAAGACGGTGATCTATGTTATGATGAAGCTATAACGGAATATCCTGCCATTAAATTATATGGTCCAGAAGGGTTTATTAAGAATTATCCAAATGAGTATGAAAGGACAGAGGGAGATCTGATTAACTTTGCTCGTCAAGAGGCCTTAGATCCAATAAATATGGAGGCAACAGATTTAGAAATCTCGagtaaatttttaaatgcACAGGATTTTAACGAATTATTAGCTGGTAAAGGGAAGCAACCTTATTTAGTATCGTTCTGGCCAAGTGATGATCATGAAGATCCATTAGCTGGAAGTAAGAGTTACGATTTTTGTCCAGAATGCcaaactttccaaaaacTTTGGCCTCAGATTaccaaaaaattgttgcTTCAAGGTGTTGCAACCGGTCATATCAATTGTGAAACTTTACCCAATTTATGTCATGAAATGGAGTTCCACAAATTGGTTAATGGTGCACAAGCAGTGGATAATTACCCACGAGTTGCCCTAGTACTCCCAGGTAAGGGTGTAAACAATCTTTTTATCTATGAAAACGGATTTTCTAGTTCTGTCTGGTCCTATGAAGATTTTGCAGTTAGAGCCATTTCTAACTCTGAAGCACCAGAAATCACACTTGAACAAATTGTGGAATTAGTCCGTcaagatttccaatttcctGAAAGCAAGAATCTTCCCGTTCCATCTCAGGCTCTCCACGTTGTTTTCGCTTACAGTCCTGAAAATGTAGTAACTGAGGATTTCCACGTTCTTGAACACTTGGTTAAGCATTTGGCTAAAGTTCCTAATGCGTATTTACACAAATCGAAGGATGATGTTTCCACGGCGGCAAAGGTTAGTTTGGACTACATGtatgaaaaaataaattatAACAGAAGTGAGCCTGTAAAGTTACCAAAGACtgattatttggaattgaatttaGTTCCTCAGAGTCCTACTTTttacatcttcaaagaaggTGATTGGGTACCTCATTTATATGTTGGAGATTCTACAACAGAGACAAGAAACGTTGAAGCTTTGGCTAAATGGTTTAATGAATCTGCATTACCTGTAATCAGTGAAGTGACACCTTATAATTTCGGTCAATTGTTGAGTTTCCAACCTTCTGATTATGATGCGGTGGCAATCCAGCTGGTCGACCTGACTGATGCTGAAAGTATTAAAACAAGCAACGaacagttgaaaaatttcattaagGCGGCTTATGACTACGAAGATGTTAGAATGCAAAATGTGGTCAACGTACGTGCTGAGAAAAGAGCtaataagaataaaagaatcaaagaattgaaagctGCTAAAGCATCTTCTGATAAAATTGGCAAAGTTTACCATGAGgaaattaaatttgaagataaaaaCAAAGTAATTCTGGGTTATGTGGATATTTCTAAAGGACCGCATGTTCTAGAAGATCTCGGATTCCATAGGGGTAGAGATGACTATAAGAGTGGTGACGTTCTTGTGGTTGATAGTTACTCTAGCGCCTTTACGGAGAAGGATGTTTTTGGTAATAGATTAACAACAGATTCAATGTATGCATTAAGGGAGACTTTAGTCAAGCTAATTTTACCAGAACTATCACATTTCCATGAACGTTTAGAATCTCAAGAATTATCCTTCAACTATAGCAGAGGGTTGGATATCTTTGAACCCATGAGAAAGCATAAAGTATGGCGCtatttcttcatcgttGGTGCTCTTGTTCTAATCGTCAAGGCACCAtcattttacaagaaattcaagTCTAATAAGAAGTATAAGGCCAAAAGAAGTACTGTTGGAATATTAGGGCAACCTAGCAAAAGATCAAAGGACTAA
- the BET1 gene encoding Bet1p (similar to gnl|GLV|CAGL0J02090g Candida glabrata CAGL0J02090g and weakly similar to YIL004C uniprot|P22804 Saccharomyces cerevisiae) — MDRSLHQRDNTRTRLFDTNFNQPASPYAQPKKADYSQSSLAQLESQSEQDVGVMGQKIKALKNLSVRMGDEIRGSNHTLDQLGDTFENTTMKLKGTFKNMMVMAQKSRISIKMWLLIFFVVGIFFFWVRIR, encoded by the coding sequence ATGGATCGGTCACTACACCAGCGTGATAATACGAGGACGCGATTGTTTGATACCAATTTCAACCAACCAGCATCACCGTATGCCCAGCCCAAGAAGGCAGATTATTCTCAAAGTTCTCTGGCTCAACTGGAGTCTCAAAGTGAGCAGGATGTAGGTGTTATGGGTCAAAAGATAAAAGCTCTCAAGAATCTATCTGTGAGAATGGGAGATGAAATTCGCGGTAGTAATCATACTCTGGATCAATTGGGtgatacttttgaaaatactACAATGAAGTTGAAAGGTACTTTCAAAAACATGATGGTAATGGCTCaaaaatcaagaattagCATCAAGATGTGGTTATTGATCTTCTTCGTTGTTggaatcttcttcttctgggTAAGAATAAGGTAA
- the CFD1 gene encoding iron-sulfur cluster assembly protein CFD1 (similar to uniprot|P40558 Saccharomyces cerevisiae YIL003W CFD1 Highly conserved putative P-loop ATPase localized in the cytoplasm has a potential role in assembly of iron-sulfur clusters in proteins), with the protein MEEPMSASLEALSQIKHIFLILSGKGGVGKSSVTTQAALALCNLGYKVGVLDIDLTGPSLPRMFGLEGQSILQSQQGWIPVPIPVPDDIKGTLKVISLGFLLDDRGNSVVWRGPKKASMIKQFISSVAWGELDYLLIDTPPGTGDEHISIAEQLRWSNPDGAIIVTTPQSVATADVKKEINFCRKVELDILGIVENMSGFICPHCAECTDIFSSGGGSKLAETYSVPYLGAIPIDPRFVELIENQSTAGELLVRSYHESSIFSVFKEILNKLLEQQKPPRF; encoded by the coding sequence ATGGAAGAACCTATGAGTGCCTCTCTTGAGGCCCTAAGTCAGATAAAACATATATTTTTAATCCTCTCAGGTAAGGGTGGTGTTGGTAAAAGTTCGGTGACTACGCAGGCCGCCCTGGCGCTATGCAACCTTGGCTATAAAGTTGGTGTTCTGGATATTGACCTCACAGGACCTTCCCTGCCGAGAATGTTTGGTTTGGAAGGTCAAAGTATTTTACAATCTCAACAGGGTTGGATACCTGTTCCGATTCCAGTACCAGATGACATAAAGGGAACATTAAAAGTGATCTCTTTGGGATTTCTATTAGATGATAGAGGCAATAGCGTTGTTTGGAGAGGACCTAAAAAGGCTTCTATGATCAAGCAATTCATTTCAAGCGTTGCTTGGGGTGAATTGGATTATCTTTTAATCGACACACCTCCCGGGACGGGGGATGAACATATATCTATTGCAGAACAATTGAGATGGTCGAATCCAGATGGTGCTATTATTGTAACGACCCCACAAAGTGTTGCTACTGCAGATgtgaaaaaagaaattaatttctgCAGAAAAGTGGAATTGGACATCTTGGGAATTGTAGAGAACATGTCAGGATTCATATGTCCCCACTGTGCAGAATGCACAGATATTTTCTCTAGTGGGGGAGGTTCAAAATTGGCCGAAACTTACTCAGTACCATATCTAGGTGCTATTCCCATAGATCCTAGGTTTGTGGAATTAATTGAAAATCAATCTACTGCAGGTGAATTATTAGTGCGTTCATATCACGAATCATCCATTTTTTCCGTCTTTAAAGAGATTCTTAACAAATTATTAGAACAGCAGAAACCACCTAGATTTTAA
- the VAB2 gene encoding Vab2p (some similarities with uniprot|P40003 Saccharomyces cerevisiae YEL005C VAB2 Protein with a potential role in vacuolar function as suggested by its ability to bind Vac8p green fluorescent protein (GFP)-fusion protein localizes to the cytoplasm in a punctate pattern) produces MSGDNSRRRRKKFTFKTIENDKSYNELKELPVIPSHRQLLEGSIFDAVGPNFKQLKEDISSLYSVIERDVSNENRQIGLVELQLKKSLKRVNHAYNEVAVERDQNRAASYNSRLLGNFFDKEDNVQNSVNEIDVLVSGILSNIVQIDNKFPKKSQMLKEDLVNKQHYPLLFQLLNEKFPKVSSPLSTPSIPLPPQSIPSQNSLERSSPKESSHDETETATPPQNKIKTQFMPPTLRRKICAPSTSTTLENINASEIINIKRSE; encoded by the coding sequence ATGAGTGGGGATAATTCtaggagaagaagaaagaaatttacTTTCAAGActattgaaaatgataagTCCTACAATGAATTGAAGGAACTTCCTGTGATTCCAAGCCATAGACAATTGTTAGAAGGCTCAATATTTGATGCAGTAGGTCCCAATTTTAAACAACTAAAAGAAGACATTTCATCGTTATACAGTGTAATTGAAAGAGATGTTTCCAATGAAAATAGACAAATTGGACTTGTAGAGCTACAGCTTAAAAAgtcattgaaaagagtaaaCCATGCTTATAACGAAGTTGCAGTAGAAAGGGATCAAAATAGAGCCGCCAGTTACAATTCAAGGCTATTAggtaatttttttgataaagaagataaCGTACAGAATTCCGTTAATGAGATTGATGTTTTAGTCAGTGGCATATTAAGCAACATTGTACAAATAGACAATAAATTCCCCAAAAAGAGTCAGATGTTGAAGGAGGATTTAGTTAACAAACAACACTATCCACTTCTCTTTCAACTGCtgaatgaaaaatttcctAAAGTTTCATCACCACTATCAACGCCTTCGATACCATTGCCGCCACAATCAATACCATCACAGAATTCACTAGAGAGGAGTTCACCAAAAGAATCAAGTCATGATGAGACCGAAACGGCTACACCACCccaaaataaaattaagaCCCAATTCATGCCACCAACTTtgagaaggaaaatttGTGCTCCCTCAACATCTACAACTTTAGAAAACATTAATGCTAGTGAAATCATTAATATAAAGAGATCAGAATGA